A DNA window from Halanaerobium saccharolyticum subsp. saccharolyticum DSM 6643 contains the following coding sequences:
- a CDS encoding DNA-directed RNA polymerase subunit alpha, with product MIEIEKPRVERLGGNENNYGRYEISPLERGYGTTLGNSLRRILLSSLPGAALTSVKVEGVKHEFSAIPGVVEDMTDLILNLKEVVVKYSGEEETTIRLEAEGEGEVTAGDFVSSGDVQVVNKDHHIATLAEDGRLVLEATVHKGRGYHTAEENKDLFDDNVIGLIPIDASYSPIERANFNIENTRVGQVTDFDRLVLEVNTNGSIHPDDAISLAAKIMVEHLELFINLTDEIEDVEIMVEVEEEEKDKILDTTIEELELSVRSSNCLKRAGINTVEELVDKTEDDLMKVRNLGKKSLKEIKDKLDELELDLKENEI from the coding sequence ATGATAGAAATAGAAAAACCACGTGTGGAAAGACTTGGAGGCAATGAAAACAACTATGGTCGTTATGAAATTTCTCCTTTAGAAAGAGGTTATGGTACTACTCTTGGTAATTCTTTGCGTCGTATTTTACTTTCTTCTTTACCTGGAGCTGCACTTACTTCAGTTAAAGTAGAGGGAGTTAAACATGAGTTTTCAGCTATTCCAGGAGTAGTTGAAGATATGACCGATCTTATTTTGAATCTAAAAGAGGTAGTTGTTAAATATTCTGGTGAAGAAGAAACAACTATTAGATTAGAGGCAGAAGGAGAAGGAGAGGTAACAGCTGGTGACTTTGTTTCTTCAGGTGATGTTCAGGTAGTTAATAAAGATCATCATATAGCAACACTTGCTGAAGATGGCAGATTAGTTTTAGAAGCAACTGTTCATAAAGGTAGAGGTTATCATACCGCTGAAGAAAACAAAGATTTATTTGATGATAATGTTATTGGTTTAATTCCAATAGATGCTTCTTATAGCCCTATTGAAAGAGCTAATTTTAACATTGAAAACACCAGAGTTGGTCAGGTAACTGACTTTGACCGTTTAGTTTTAGAAGTTAATACTAATGGTAGTATTCATCCTGATGATGCTATCAGTCTTGCTGCTAAAATTATGGTTGAGCATCTTGAATTGTTTATCAATTTAACTGATGAAATAGAAGATGTAGAAATCATGGTTGAAGTAGAAGAAGAAGAAAAGGATAAAATTCTGGATACTACAATTGAAGAATTGGAACTATCAGTACGTTCTTCTAATTGTCTAAAACGAGCAGGTATCAATACTGTTGAAGAATTAGTTGACAAAACTGAAGATGATCTGATGAAAGTCCGTAATCTAGGAAAAAAATCCTTAAAAGAAATTAAAGATAAATTAGATGAACTTGAACTAGATTTAAAAGAGAATGAAATTTAA